A section of the Chryseobacterium ginsenosidimutans genome encodes:
- a CDS encoding SusD/RagB family nutrient-binding outer membrane lipoprotein, whose translation MKNIIKSVFVVGLLALTSCESDLDKINENPNDQASVDPKFLLTYVSSNAFQVNGDNMYASRMMIGTDGENTYQYMKWSDASFETYTKGLLNTVKMMQEAEKINNKNYQAIGKFYRAYYFFNLSLKFGSIPYTEAVKGESGITQPKYDSQETVMAGILTELKEANDLINSNDKIEGDIIYNGNATKWKKLINSFRLKILITMSKKATIGNYNVATEFASIAGSQTLMTSIADNGELKFADAADSRYTMFNNSGYGSSLYMANYFIDLFKARQDPRLFTFAAQTTGAKEAGKPITDFTGYNGGNPTSPYSDNAALITAKNISKVNDRFYKDATNEPSSVLSYSELEFILAEATARGWISGSAKTHYDNAIKASFSFYQTYVKNPNQYFAGFDVNNYLTKPLVIYDNSAPLTTQLEKIMTQKYMTMFHQSQWTSYYDYLRTGYPNFPLQAGVSAPFRFRYPQAEYNYNSANLQAALAAQYGGSDNINSKPWWLK comes from the coding sequence ATGAAAAATATTATAAAATCAGTTTTTGTGGTAGGATTATTGGCATTAACTTCTTGTGAATCCGATCTTGATAAAATCAACGAAAACCCGAATGATCAGGCAAGTGTAGATCCGAAATTTCTATTGACTTACGTTTCTTCAAACGCTTTCCAGGTGAATGGTGACAATATGTACGCTTCCAGAATGATGATCGGAACAGACGGAGAAAATACCTATCAATACATGAAATGGAGCGATGCATCTTTTGAAACTTACACAAAAGGTCTTCTGAATACGGTAAAAATGATGCAGGAAGCTGAAAAAATCAACAACAAAAATTATCAGGCGATCGGAAAATTTTACAGAGCCTATTATTTCTTTAATTTAAGTTTAAAATTCGGAAGTATTCCTTACACTGAAGCTGTAAAAGGTGAATCGGGAATCACTCAGCCAAAATATGATTCTCAGGAAACCGTAATGGCAGGAATTTTAACGGAATTAAAAGAAGCCAACGATTTAATTAATTCAAATGATAAAATCGAAGGCGACATTATCTACAACGGCAACGCAACAAAATGGAAAAAATTAATCAATTCTTTTCGTTTAAAGATTTTAATTACAATGTCTAAAAAAGCAACAATTGGAAACTATAATGTTGCAACAGAGTTTGCATCTATCGCAGGAAGCCAGACTTTGATGACTTCGATTGCAGACAACGGAGAATTGAAATTCGCAGATGCCGCAGACAGCAGATACACAATGTTTAACAACAGTGGTTACGGTTCTAGTTTGTATATGGCAAATTATTTTATTGATTTGTTTAAAGCCAGACAAGATCCGCGTTTGTTCACTTTTGCAGCACAAACGACAGGAGCGAAAGAAGCCGGAAAACCAATTACCGATTTTACAGGCTACAACGGCGGGAATCCTACATCACCTTATTCTGATAACGCTGCTTTAATCACTGCAAAAAATATTTCTAAAGTAAACGACCGTTTCTACAAAGATGCAACGAACGAACCTTCATCAGTTTTAAGTTATTCTGAGCTTGAGTTTATTTTGGCGGAAGCAACAGCAAGAGGCTGGATTTCAGGGTCTGCAAAAACACATTATGACAATGCAATAAAAGCAAGTTTCAGTTTTTATCAGACGTATGTAAAAAATCCGAACCAATATTTTGCTGGTTTTGATGTGAATAATTATTTAACAAAACCTTTAGTTATTTATGATAATTCTGCACCTTTGACTACTCAATTAGAAAAAATCATGACTCAAAAATACATGACGATGTTCCACCAATCTCAATGGACTTCTTATTATGATTATCTGAGAACCGGTTATCCAAATTTCCCTTTACAAGCAGGAGTTTCTGCACCTTTTAGATTCAGATATCCACAAGCTGAATATAATTATAATAGCGCAAATCTTCAGGCTGCATTGGCTGCACAATACGGAGGAAGTGATAATATCAACTCAAAACCGTGGTGGCTGAAATAA
- a CDS encoding SusC/RagA family TonB-linked outer membrane protein — MKKTLATFAIFLLPLYLTAQEVNISGNVKSENGVSVSGVNVTDKNTGKTAITDENGNFTISANPKDILEFFSPEFSSYTIEVSNRRNYSVVLKKVNEKQIEGVVITALGIAKKKEKIGYSTQEVGTKQFETITTPSIGNLFSGQVAGLNVSNPTGMQQAPEFTLRGNSNLVFVVDGVIVEKTVFQNLDPNNIDNINVLKGATASALYGSRGRYGAVLITTKSAKKKGFTVEFSQNTMVTAGFTNLPKTQTEYGNGSHGKYEFWDGADGGVNDGDMIWGPKFVSGLKIAQWNSPIRDKLTGKVIPWYGGVSGSQYNDKSRYERVPIDWEYHDNLATFLKPAVINNNNFSISYKNNKDVYRLSGNFMNYDDRVPNSYLQRYGVNFSSENHLSEKLIFDTKLTFNQTFTPNIPNYDYNPSGHMYTILIWMGGDVDGRDLKNHMWIPGQTGTAQANWNYAWYNNPWFGAEYYKNKNRTNVINAQTGLEYKATNDFSVKGKISLVENHNKQEILSPYSYFNYSAPRSGGYILNDTKTWNLNYDILATYKKKISENFDFAINAGGSAFYYKNDVDNASTDGLKIPELYTLDNSVGAVKYYDYLKEKLIYSAYTTIDVGLYNAFFLNVSGRNDWSSTLPKANRSYFYPSASLSAVISNLVKMPESINMLKLSASWAKVAYDFQPYSTRNYYVNNGGITFNGNQTYYYPTTLNVENSLKPEQTKSYELGLSAGLFNNRITFDATYFRTLDYNNILQFPATQSSGFTSQYVNGNEYTTQGLEVSLGLTPIKTNDFTWKSLINWSTYEQKLTSIYADMPNYNNIKLGERMDSYYDITWQKSPDGKLILNANTGMPTKSNTPTNLGHFNPDWTFGFTNTFKYKKFTLNVGIDGSVGGVMRSQVVEKMWWGGKHPNSTAYRDLEYANPGTYYFVPDGVNYNAATGTYTPHTKSISFQDWAQNYPYQARVTEDESELFANVFDRTFVKLRSIVLEYDFSYLLNPKGMVKSFTANISGYNLAIWKKSKNLYSDPDYKIGTGNDIQDPSSRWIGVGFNLKF; from the coding sequence ATGAAGAAGACTTTAGCTACTTTCGCAATTTTTTTGCTCCCGCTTTATCTTACAGCTCAGGAAGTCAATATTTCCGGAAATGTAAAATCCGAAAACGGTGTTAGTGTTTCAGGGGTAAATGTTACCGATAAAAACACCGGGAAAACTGCCATCACTGATGAAAACGGCAATTTTACCATTTCTGCCAATCCTAAAGACATTCTTGAGTTTTTCTCACCCGAATTTTCTTCGTACACGATTGAAGTTTCAAACAGAAGAAATTATTCTGTTGTTTTGAAAAAGGTGAACGAAAAACAGATTGAAGGCGTTGTTATTACCGCTCTTGGTATTGCGAAAAAGAAAGAAAAAATCGGATATTCTACTCAGGAAGTCGGGACAAAACAATTTGAAACCATTACCACACCAAGTATCGGAAATTTATTTTCAGGGCAGGTTGCCGGTTTGAATGTTTCGAATCCCACAGGAATGCAGCAAGCTCCGGAATTTACGTTGAGAGGAAATTCAAATCTAGTTTTTGTCGTTGATGGTGTAATTGTTGAGAAAACGGTTTTCCAGAATTTAGATCCGAATAATATTGACAACATCAATGTTTTGAAAGGAGCAACTGCCTCCGCTCTTTATGGTTCAAGAGGTCGATACGGAGCCGTTTTAATTACTACAAAAAGTGCTAAAAAGAAAGGTTTTACGGTTGAGTTTTCTCAAAACACAATGGTAACAGCCGGATTTACCAATCTTCCGAAAACACAGACCGAATACGGAAACGGTTCACACGGAAAATATGAATTCTGGGACGGTGCCGATGGTGGTGTAAACGATGGAGACATGATTTGGGGACCAAAATTTGTTTCTGGATTAAAAATCGCCCAGTGGAACAGCCCGATCAGGGATAAACTTACCGGAAAGGTAATTCCTTGGTATGGAGGCGTATCCGGAAGTCAGTACAACGACAAATCCAGATACGAGAGAGTTCCTATTGACTGGGAATATCATGATAACCTTGCTACTTTCCTGAAACCTGCAGTAATCAATAATAACAATTTCTCCATCAGTTATAAAAATAATAAAGACGTTTACAGACTTTCGGGGAATTTTATGAACTATGACGACAGAGTTCCAAATTCTTATTTACAACGCTATGGAGTCAATTTTTCATCTGAAAATCATTTAAGTGAAAAGTTAATTTTTGATACTAAGCTTACTTTTAATCAGACTTTTACCCCAAATATCCCAAACTATGATTACAATCCAAGTGGCCATATGTACACCATTCTGATTTGGATGGGAGGTGACGTTGACGGAAGAGATCTTAAAAATCACATGTGGATTCCCGGACAAACCGGAACGGCTCAAGCAAACTGGAATTACGCATGGTACAACAACCCGTGGTTTGGAGCTGAATATTATAAAAATAAAAACAGAACCAATGTCATCAATGCACAAACCGGTTTAGAATATAAAGCAACGAATGATTTTTCGGTAAAAGGAAAAATTTCTCTTGTTGAAAATCATAATAAGCAGGAAATTTTAAGTCCGTATTCTTACTTCAATTACAGTGCGCCGAGAAGTGGAGGTTATATTTTAAATGATACGAAAACATGGAATCTTAACTATGATATTTTGGCAACGTATAAAAAGAAAATCTCAGAAAACTTTGATTTTGCAATTAACGCCGGAGGTTCAGCTTTTTATTATAAAAATGATGTTGACAATGCGTCAACAGATGGGTTGAAAATTCCCGAATTATACACGTTAGACAATTCTGTCGGAGCGGTAAAATATTATGATTATTTAAAAGAAAAATTAATTTACAGTGCCTACACAACGATTGACGTTGGTTTGTACAACGCATTTTTCCTGAACGTTTCAGGACGTAACGACTGGTCTTCAACATTACCGAAAGCCAACAGATCGTACTTCTACCCTTCTGCTTCGTTAAGTGCAGTGATCTCGAATTTAGTTAAAATGCCGGAATCTATTAATATGTTAAAATTATCCGCGTCATGGGCAAAAGTAGCGTATGATTTTCAGCCTTACTCGACCAGAAATTATTATGTAAACAATGGCGGAATTACATTTAACGGAAATCAAACGTATTATTATCCGACTACTTTAAATGTTGAAAACTCTTTAAAACCTGAACAGACAAAATCTTATGAATTAGGATTGAGCGCAGGATTATTCAATAACAGAATTACTTTTGATGCGACGTATTTCAGAACGTTGGATTATAATAATATTCTTCAGTTTCCAGCAACACAATCTTCAGGTTTCACGTCTCAATATGTAAACGGAAACGAATATACAACACAAGGTCTTGAAGTTTCATTAGGTTTAACACCGATTAAAACAAATGATTTCACTTGGAAATCATTAATCAACTGGAGTACATACGAACAAAAACTGACTTCCATTTATGCAGATATGCCTAATTACAACAACATCAAATTGGGCGAAAGAATGGACAGTTATTATGATATAACGTGGCAAAAATCTCCCGATGGAAAATTAATTCTGAACGCCAATACAGGAATGCCAACAAAGTCAAATACTCCTACAAACTTAGGACATTTCAATCCGGACTGGACGTTTGGTTTCACCAATACCTTTAAATATAAAAAGTTTACATTGAATGTCGGAATCGACGGAAGTGTAGGCGGGGTAATGAGATCGCAGGTCGTAGAAAAAATGTGGTGGGGCGGAAAACATCCCAACTCTACAGCGTACAGAGATCTTGAATATGCAAATCCCGGAACTTATTATTTTGTACCGGATGGTGTGAATTATAATGCAGCAACAGGAACTTATACTCCACACACAAAATCGATCAGCTTCCAGGATTGGGCACAGAATTATCCTTATCAGGCGAGAGTGACAGAAGATGAAAGCGAGTTATTTGCCAATGTTTTCGACAGAACTTTCGTGAAATTGAGATCCATAGTTTTGGAATACGACTTTTCTTATCTCTTAAATCCAAAAGGAATGGTAAAGAGTTTCACCGCCAACATTTCGGGATATAATTTAGCAATATGGAAAAAATCTAAAAACCTGTATTCGGATCCTGATTACAAAATCGGGACAGGAAATGACATTCAGGATCCTTCAAGCAGATGGATCGGTGTTGGATTTAATCTTAAATTTTAA